The genomic stretch CAGCGGCGACCACCGCCGAGGCGCCGCAGATCGCACCACCCACGCCGAGCAGCAGCGCCATCTTGTGCGGAACGCGCAGGCGCTCGGCGATCCACCAGCCTGCGAACAGCGCGACACTGGTGGATACGAGGACCACTGCGAGCGCCGGACCACCGATCGCCCACAGCTCGCCCATGCTCAGGCGAAAGCCGAGGCCCGCGACCGCCCAGCGCAGCAGCGGGCGTTGCGCGAAGCGAATCCCCGGCTCCGCGCGCGCCGGTACCGGGAGCAGCGATTTCCAGAGCATGCCGGCCAGGATCACGAGCAGCAGAGCACTCACGTGCAGCGACTGCTTGACCGCGGGCAGATCGGCGACCACGAATCCGAGCGTGGCGAGCGCCACGCACAGCACGATCCCCAGCAGCACTAGGCGGTGTAGCTCAGCTCGCGGCGCTCACGACGCCAGCCGTTCTCCTCGGGAAAGAACGCGTGACACCACGTCATCTCGTCGCTGTAGACGTGGATCGTCACCGCAGGTGAGTCCTCGGCGTTCTCGAGCGTGTGGTGCTCGAACGGCGGGATGAGATGCCCCGCCTCACCGCGACCCGCGTAGATCACCGACTCGGGCGCGAACTGCACGCGACCCGCCTCGGGATCACCCTCGATCATGAACGACGTCACCTTGATGCGGCCGCGGTAGACGCACTCGACGCACCACTTGCCGGCGTGATCGTGAAGCGGGGTTCCCTGACCGCGATCCCACACCATCACGACCGCGCTGTAGCGACCGTGCGGGTGGCGGTGCAGCAGGCGTCGCGCGTATCGATCGGGTGCCGTGCGCAGGTAGAAGTCGTCGAGGAAGTCCGCGCCCGCCGCCAGCTCCTCGGTGAGCACCTTCTTCACGCTGCGACACACCGCGTTCAGGTCGGAGCTGTCGGTCGCCTCGTCGAGGCGCCGAATCAGCTCTTGCACGCGTGAGGACTGGGGCATGACTGCCATGGGATTCTCCGTGGCGGCGAGACATGAGCAGGGAGGAGAAGTACGAAGGCCAGACGCGCATGATGACGCAAAGACCTTAGCAGACGGCGCGAGGAGTCAAAGTCCAGCGCCATCCTTCGCCCCGGCCGGCCTTGAGAAGGCTGGAACTCTTGGTCGCCTACCCTCGAGCCGGTTCGACTACGACAGTCCGGATCACCGAAATCA from Candidatus Eisenbacteria bacterium encodes the following:
- a CDS encoding cysteine dioxygenase family protein; the encoded protein is MAVMPQSSRVQELIRRLDEATDSSDLNAVCRSVKKVLTEELAAGADFLDDFYLRTAPDRYARRLLHRHPHGRYSAVVMVWDRGQGTPLHDHAGKWCVECVYRGRIKVTSFMIEGDPEAGRVQFAPESVIYAGRGEAGHLIPPFEHHTLENAEDSPAVTIHVYSDEMTWCHAFFPEENGWRRERRELSYTA